The proteins below are encoded in one region of Berryella intestinalis:
- the glmU gene encoding bifunctional UDP-N-acetylglucosamine diphosphorylase/glucosamine-1-phosphate N-acetyltransferase GlmU encodes MEAAAIVLAAGAGTRMKSKKPKVAHEVLGKPLVRWVVDEARAAGANRIVSVVGHLREQVIPLVEDCTEIVVQEQRLGTADAVASGREALSGFDGSLLVLSGDCPLITAETLSNLVAAREADNAAVALLTMKLADPFGYGRIVHDEAGRVCGIVEQKDATEAQRRIDSCNSGFYCFDSAWLFEALTRIDDNNAQGEFYLTDVVELAYREGRGVVEVVTPDPQECLGVNSRVQLAEAVKVAQRRINRRHLDNGVTMIDPDQVWIGPDVRIASDVELYPQVFLMGSTVVGEDSVIGPNSRLTDTVVGAGCVVDETVALDARLDDGATSGPRAYLRPGAHLCEGAKAGTHVEIKKSTVGKGSKVPHLSYIGDAVIGEGVNIGAGSITCNYDGKNKHATSIGDGAFIGSDTMMVAPVSIGAGAIVGAGSTIAKDVPADALGIARAEQVSIEGWAARKRGRLEQK; translated from the coding sequence ATGGAAGCAGCCGCGATCGTTCTAGCCGCCGGCGCCGGTACGCGCATGAAATCCAAAAAACCCAAAGTAGCGCACGAAGTTCTGGGAAAGCCCCTGGTGAGATGGGTGGTCGATGAGGCCCGCGCGGCAGGCGCGAACCGCATCGTGTCGGTTGTGGGGCATCTGCGCGAGCAGGTCATCCCGTTGGTCGAGGACTGCACCGAAATCGTCGTGCAGGAGCAGCGCCTGGGAACGGCCGATGCGGTGGCAAGCGGGCGCGAGGCGCTTTCCGGTTTCGACGGCTCGCTTCTGGTGCTGTCGGGCGACTGCCCGCTCATCACGGCCGAAACGCTTTCCAACCTGGTGGCGGCCCGCGAAGCCGACAACGCGGCCGTGGCGCTGCTCACCATGAAGCTCGCCGATCCGTTCGGATACGGGCGCATCGTGCACGACGAGGCGGGCCGGGTGTGCGGCATCGTCGAGCAGAAGGACGCCACCGAGGCCCAGCGCAGGATCGACTCGTGCAATTCGGGCTTCTACTGCTTCGACTCCGCATGGCTGTTCGAAGCGCTTACCCGCATCGACGACAACAACGCCCAGGGCGAGTTCTACCTCACCGACGTCGTGGAGCTGGCATACCGCGAGGGCCGCGGCGTGGTCGAGGTGGTCACGCCCGATCCGCAGGAATGCCTGGGCGTGAACTCGCGCGTCCAGCTGGCCGAGGCCGTCAAGGTCGCCCAGCGGCGCATCAACCGCCGCCACCTCGACAACGGCGTGACCATGATCGACCCTGACCAGGTATGGATCGGGCCCGACGTGCGCATCGCGTCCGACGTCGAGCTGTACCCCCAGGTGTTCCTCATGGGGAGCACCGTCGTCGGCGAAGACAGCGTCATCGGCCCGAACAGCCGCCTCACCGACACGGTGGTGGGGGCGGGCTGCGTCGTCGACGAGACCGTGGCCCTCGACGCCCGCTTGGACGATGGGGCGACCTCCGGTCCGCGCGCCTACCTGCGCCCGGGAGCCCATCTGTGCGAGGGTGCCAAGGCCGGAACGCATGTGGAGATCAAGAAGTCCACGGTGGGCAAAGGCTCGAAGGTCCCCCACCTCAGCTACATCGGCGATGCGGTCATCGGCGAGGGCGTCAATATCGGCGCCGGGTCCATCACCTGCAACTACGATGGGAAGAACAAGCACGCTACCTCCATCGGCGACGGCGCCTTCATCGGCAGCGACACCATGATGGTGGCTCCCGTATCCATCGGCGCGGGCGCCATCGTGGGCGCCGGGTCCACCATCGCCAAAGACGTTCCCGCCGATGCGCTGGGCATCGCCCGCGCCGAGCAGGTGTCGATCGAGGGGTGGGCCGCCCGCAAACGTGGGCGTCTCGAGCAGAAATAA
- a CDS encoding ribose-phosphate diphosphokinase produces MTEMQKSLAVFSGSTNPRLAEAIAQSLGVSLGNVKLEKFANGEIYARYLQSVRGADVFIVQSVAGASVNDALMETLIMVDAARRASARTITAVIAHYGYARQDRKAAAREPITAKLVANLLETSGVTRVMTIDLHQGQIQGFFDIPVDHLTALPIMADYFKSKNLDHSKLCVVSPDVGRAKAAKKLSDMMEADLAIMHKGRPGHNRAEITALIGDVAGKICILNDDMIDTGGSVVAAVDTLKARGAEEVYVCATHPVFSGPGLERMANLDVKEVVVCDTIPVPLEYQTGKIKVISVASLFARAINNVYSNGSVSELFDPDFAL; encoded by the coding sequence ATGACGGAAATGCAGAAGAGCCTGGCCGTGTTCTCCGGCTCCACGAACCCGCGGCTGGCCGAGGCCATCGCGCAGAGCCTGGGCGTCTCGCTGGGAAACGTCAAGCTCGAGAAGTTCGCCAACGGCGAGATCTACGCCCGCTACCTGCAAAGCGTGCGCGGGGCCGACGTGTTCATCGTGCAGTCCGTCGCGGGCGCATCGGTCAACGATGCGCTGATGGAAACGCTCATCATGGTCGACGCGGCCCGTCGCGCCTCGGCGCGCACCATCACCGCCGTCATCGCCCATTACGGCTACGCCCGTCAGGACCGCAAGGCCGCAGCCCGCGAGCCCATCACCGCGAAGCTGGTGGCCAACCTTCTGGAAACCTCCGGCGTCACGCGCGTCATGACCATCGATCTGCATCAGGGGCAGATCCAGGGCTTCTTCGACATCCCGGTGGATCACCTCACGGCGCTTCCCATCATGGCCGACTACTTCAAGTCGAAGAACCTCGACCACTCGAAGCTGTGCGTGGTCAGCCCCGACGTCGGGCGCGCGAAGGCGGCCAAGAAGCTGTCCGACATGATGGAGGCCGACCTGGCCATCATGCACAAGGGCCGCCCCGGCCATAACCGCGCCGAGATCACCGCGCTCATCGGCGATGTGGCCGGCAAGATCTGCATCCTGAACGACGACATGATCGATACGGGCGGCTCGGTGGTGGCCGCGGTTGATACGCTCAAGGCGCGCGGGGCCGAGGAGGTCTACGTGTGCGCGACCCATCCGGTGTTCTCCGGCCCGGGCCTCGAGCGCATGGCCAACCTGGACGTGAAGGAAGTGGTCGTGTGCGACACCATCCCGGTGCCGCTCGAGTACCAGACCGGCAAGATCAAGGTGATCAGCGTGGCTTCCCTGTTCGCGCGCGCGATCAACAACGTGTACAGCAACGGATCGGTGTCCGAGCTGTTCGACCCCGATTTCGCCCTGTAG
- the pth gene encoding aminoacyl-tRNA hydrolase → MYLIVGLGNPGSEYEKTRHNAGFLAVDEIAESIGARYWKIEGGALTAKGSHRGCDIVLAKPQSYMNTSGGPVKQVMAAYKATPDQLIVIHDELDIPAGTVKVKRGGGHAGHNGLRSICDKLQTRDWLRVRCGIGRPPGRMPVSDFVLSEPRRDAADEFAEAVHQAARAALSLIDEGLEKTQREFNGK, encoded by the coding sequence ATGTATCTGATAGTCGGTTTGGGAAATCCCGGAAGCGAATACGAGAAGACCAGGCACAACGCCGGGTTCCTCGCGGTTGACGAGATCGCGGAGAGCATCGGCGCGCGCTACTGGAAAATCGAGGGCGGCGCCCTTACCGCCAAAGGCTCGCATCGGGGCTGCGACATCGTGCTGGCGAAGCCCCAAAGCTACATGAACACGTCGGGCGGTCCGGTCAAGCAGGTGATGGCGGCCTACAAGGCGACGCCCGACCAGCTGATCGTCATCCACGACGAGCTGGACATCCCCGCCGGAACCGTGAAGGTGAAGCGGGGAGGGGGCCATGCGGGCCACAACGGCCTCCGGTCGATCTGCGACAAGCTTCAGACCCGGGACTGGCTGCGCGTGCGCTGCGGCATCGGGCGCCCTCCGGGGCGGATGCCGGTGTCCGACTTCGTGCTGTCCGAACCGCGTCGGGATGCGGCCGACGAGTTCGCCGAGGCGGTTCATCAGGCGGCCCGCGCGGCGCTTTCGCTCATCGACGAGGGCCTCGAGAAGACCCAGCGGGAATTCAACGGGAAGTAA